A stretch of Dasypus novemcinctus isolate mDasNov1 chromosome 14, mDasNov1.1.hap2, whole genome shotgun sequence DNA encodes these proteins:
- the PDP1 gene encoding pyruvate dehyrogenase phosphatase catalytic subunit 1 isoform X1, which translates to MGRCCCGCCYPRGLWMLSAPCCDDRRMCVCPGPRRFGIPVRSSSLPLFSDAMPAPTQLFFPLIRNCELSRIYGTVCYCHHKHLCCSSPHVPQSRLRYTPHPAYATFCRPKENWWQYTQGRRYASTPQKFYLTPPQVNSILKANEYSFKVPEFDGKNVSSVLGFDSNQLPANAPIEDRRSAATCLQTRGMLLGVFDGHAGCACSQAVSERLFYYIAVSLLPYETLLEIENAVESGRALLPILQWHKHPNDYFSKEASKLYFNSLRTYWQELIDLNTGESTDIDVKEALINAFKRLDNDISLEAQVGDPNSFLNYLVLRVAFSGATACVAHVDGVDLHVANTGDSRAMLGVQEEDGSWSAVTLSNDHNAQNEKELERLKLEHPKNEAKSVVKQDRLLGLLMPFRAFGDVKFKWSIDLQKRVIESGPDQLNDNEYTKFIPPNYYTPPYLTAEPEVTHHRLRPQDKFLVLATDGLWETMHRQDVVRIVGEYLTGMHHQQPIAVGGYKVTLGQMHGLLTERRAKMSSVFEDQNAATHLIRHAVGNNEFGTVDHERLSKMLSLPEELARMYRDDITIIVVQFNSHVVGAHQNQE; encoded by the coding sequence GAATCCCAGTCCGAAGTTCCAGTCTGCCACTGTTTTCCGATGCCATGCCAGCACCAACCCAACTGTTTTTTCCCCTGATCCGTAACTGTGAACTGAGCAGAATCTATGGCACTGTGTGTTACTGCCACCACAAACATCTCTGCTGCTCATCACCCCACGTCCCTCAGAGTCGCCTGAGATACACACCCCACCCTGCTTATGCGACCTTTTGCAGGCCAAAGGAGAACTGGTGGCAGTATACCCAAGGAAGGAGATATGCTTCCACACCACAGAAATTTTACCTCACACCTCCACAAGTCAACAGTATCCTTAAAGCTAATGAATATAGTTTCAAAGTGCCAGAATTTGATGGCAAAAATGTCAGTTCTGTCCTTGGATTTGACAGCAACCAGCTGCCTGCAAATGCACCCATCGAGGACCGGAGAAGTGCAGCTACCTGCTTGCAGACCAGAGGGATGCTTTTGGGGGTTTTCGATGGCCATGCAGGCTGTGCTTGTTCCCAGGCCGTCAGTGAAAGACTCTTTTATTACATTGCTGTCTCTTTGTTACCCTATGAGACTTTGCTAGAGATCGAAAATGCAGTAGAGAGTGGTCGGGCACTGCTACCCATTCTCCAGTGGCACAAGCACCCCAATGATTACTTTAGTAAAGAGGCATCCAAACTGTACTTCAACAGCTTGAGGACTTACTGGCAAGAGCTTATAGACCTCAACACTGGGGAGTCAACTGATATTGATGTGAAAGAGGCTTTAATTAATGCTTTCAAGAGACTTGATAATGATATCTCCTTGGAGGCTCAAGTCGGTGATCCCAATTCTTTCCTCAACTACCTGGTGCTTCGAGTGGCATTTTCTGGAGCCACTGCTTGTGTGGCCCATGTGGATGGCGTTGACCTTCATGTGGCCAATACAGGTGACAGCAGAGCCATGCTGGGTGTGCAGGAAGAGGATGGCTCTTGGTCAGCAGTCACGCTGTCTAATGACCACAATGCCCAGAATGAAAAAGAACTGGAACGGCTGAAATTGGAACACCCAAAGAATGAGGCGAAGAGTGTGGTGAAACAAGATCGGCTCCTTGGCTTGCTAATGCCTTTTAGGGCTTTTGGAGATGTGAAGTTCAAATGGAGCATTGACCTTCAAAAGAGAGTGATAGAATCTGGTCCAGACCAGTTGAATGACAATGAATATACCAAATTTATCCCTCCTAATTATTACACACCTCCTTATCTCACTGCTGAGCCAGAGGTAACTCACCACCGATTAAGGCCACAGGATAAGTTTCTAGTGTTGGCTACTGATGGGTTATGGGAGACTATGCACAGGCAGGATGTGGTTAGAATTGTGGGGGAGTACTTAACTGGCATGCATCACCAACAGCCGATAGCTGTTGGTGGCTACAAGGTAACCCTGGGACAGATGCATGGCCTTTTAACAGAAAGGAGAGCCAAGATGTCCTCAGTATTCGAGGATCAGAATGCAGCAACCCATCTCATCCGCCATGCTGTGGGCAACAACGAGTTTGGGACTGTTGATCATGAGCGGCTCTCCAAAATGCTTAGTCTTCCTGAAGAGCTTGCTCGGATGTACAGAGATGACATTACAATCATTGTAGTTCAGTTCAATTCTCATGTTGTAGGGGCGCATCAAAACCAGGAATAG
- the PDP1 gene encoding pyruvate dehyrogenase phosphatase catalytic subunit 1 isoform X2, which produces MCVCPGPRRFGIPVRSSSLPLFSDAMPAPTQLFFPLIRNCELSRIYGTVCYCHHKHLCCSSPHVPQSRLRYTPHPAYATFCRPKENWWQYTQGRRYASTPQKFYLTPPQVNSILKANEYSFKVPEFDGKNVSSVLGFDSNQLPANAPIEDRRSAATCLQTRGMLLGVFDGHAGCACSQAVSERLFYYIAVSLLPYETLLEIENAVESGRALLPILQWHKHPNDYFSKEASKLYFNSLRTYWQELIDLNTGESTDIDVKEALINAFKRLDNDISLEAQVGDPNSFLNYLVLRVAFSGATACVAHVDGVDLHVANTGDSRAMLGVQEEDGSWSAVTLSNDHNAQNEKELERLKLEHPKNEAKSVVKQDRLLGLLMPFRAFGDVKFKWSIDLQKRVIESGPDQLNDNEYTKFIPPNYYTPPYLTAEPEVTHHRLRPQDKFLVLATDGLWETMHRQDVVRIVGEYLTGMHHQQPIAVGGYKVTLGQMHGLLTERRAKMSSVFEDQNAATHLIRHAVGNNEFGTVDHERLSKMLSLPEELARMYRDDITIIVVQFNSHVVGAHQNQE; this is translated from the coding sequence GAATCCCAGTCCGAAGTTCCAGTCTGCCACTGTTTTCCGATGCCATGCCAGCACCAACCCAACTGTTTTTTCCCCTGATCCGTAACTGTGAACTGAGCAGAATCTATGGCACTGTGTGTTACTGCCACCACAAACATCTCTGCTGCTCATCACCCCACGTCCCTCAGAGTCGCCTGAGATACACACCCCACCCTGCTTATGCGACCTTTTGCAGGCCAAAGGAGAACTGGTGGCAGTATACCCAAGGAAGGAGATATGCTTCCACACCACAGAAATTTTACCTCACACCTCCACAAGTCAACAGTATCCTTAAAGCTAATGAATATAGTTTCAAAGTGCCAGAATTTGATGGCAAAAATGTCAGTTCTGTCCTTGGATTTGACAGCAACCAGCTGCCTGCAAATGCACCCATCGAGGACCGGAGAAGTGCAGCTACCTGCTTGCAGACCAGAGGGATGCTTTTGGGGGTTTTCGATGGCCATGCAGGCTGTGCTTGTTCCCAGGCCGTCAGTGAAAGACTCTTTTATTACATTGCTGTCTCTTTGTTACCCTATGAGACTTTGCTAGAGATCGAAAATGCAGTAGAGAGTGGTCGGGCACTGCTACCCATTCTCCAGTGGCACAAGCACCCCAATGATTACTTTAGTAAAGAGGCATCCAAACTGTACTTCAACAGCTTGAGGACTTACTGGCAAGAGCTTATAGACCTCAACACTGGGGAGTCAACTGATATTGATGTGAAAGAGGCTTTAATTAATGCTTTCAAGAGACTTGATAATGATATCTCCTTGGAGGCTCAAGTCGGTGATCCCAATTCTTTCCTCAACTACCTGGTGCTTCGAGTGGCATTTTCTGGAGCCACTGCTTGTGTGGCCCATGTGGATGGCGTTGACCTTCATGTGGCCAATACAGGTGACAGCAGAGCCATGCTGGGTGTGCAGGAAGAGGATGGCTCTTGGTCAGCAGTCACGCTGTCTAATGACCACAATGCCCAGAATGAAAAAGAACTGGAACGGCTGAAATTGGAACACCCAAAGAATGAGGCGAAGAGTGTGGTGAAACAAGATCGGCTCCTTGGCTTGCTAATGCCTTTTAGGGCTTTTGGAGATGTGAAGTTCAAATGGAGCATTGACCTTCAAAAGAGAGTGATAGAATCTGGTCCAGACCAGTTGAATGACAATGAATATACCAAATTTATCCCTCCTAATTATTACACACCTCCTTATCTCACTGCTGAGCCAGAGGTAACTCACCACCGATTAAGGCCACAGGATAAGTTTCTAGTGTTGGCTACTGATGGGTTATGGGAGACTATGCACAGGCAGGATGTGGTTAGAATTGTGGGGGAGTACTTAACTGGCATGCATCACCAACAGCCGATAGCTGTTGGTGGCTACAAGGTAACCCTGGGACAGATGCATGGCCTTTTAACAGAAAGGAGAGCCAAGATGTCCTCAGTATTCGAGGATCAGAATGCAGCAACCCATCTCATCCGCCATGCTGTGGGCAACAACGAGTTTGGGACTGTTGATCATGAGCGGCTCTCCAAAATGCTTAGTCTTCCTGAAGAGCTTGCTCGGATGTACAGAGATGACATTACAATCATTGTAGTTCAGTTCAATTCTCATGTTGTAGGGGCGCATCAAAACCAGGAATAG
- the PDP1 gene encoding pyruvate dehyrogenase phosphatase catalytic subunit 1 isoform X3, with product MPAPTQLFFPLIRNCELSRIYGTVCYCHHKHLCCSSPHVPQSRLRYTPHPAYATFCRPKENWWQYTQGRRYASTPQKFYLTPPQVNSILKANEYSFKVPEFDGKNVSSVLGFDSNQLPANAPIEDRRSAATCLQTRGMLLGVFDGHAGCACSQAVSERLFYYIAVSLLPYETLLEIENAVESGRALLPILQWHKHPNDYFSKEASKLYFNSLRTYWQELIDLNTGESTDIDVKEALINAFKRLDNDISLEAQVGDPNSFLNYLVLRVAFSGATACVAHVDGVDLHVANTGDSRAMLGVQEEDGSWSAVTLSNDHNAQNEKELERLKLEHPKNEAKSVVKQDRLLGLLMPFRAFGDVKFKWSIDLQKRVIESGPDQLNDNEYTKFIPPNYYTPPYLTAEPEVTHHRLRPQDKFLVLATDGLWETMHRQDVVRIVGEYLTGMHHQQPIAVGGYKVTLGQMHGLLTERRAKMSSVFEDQNAATHLIRHAVGNNEFGTVDHERLSKMLSLPEELARMYRDDITIIVVQFNSHVVGAHQNQE from the coding sequence ATGCCAGCACCAACCCAACTGTTTTTTCCCCTGATCCGTAACTGTGAACTGAGCAGAATCTATGGCACTGTGTGTTACTGCCACCACAAACATCTCTGCTGCTCATCACCCCACGTCCCTCAGAGTCGCCTGAGATACACACCCCACCCTGCTTATGCGACCTTTTGCAGGCCAAAGGAGAACTGGTGGCAGTATACCCAAGGAAGGAGATATGCTTCCACACCACAGAAATTTTACCTCACACCTCCACAAGTCAACAGTATCCTTAAAGCTAATGAATATAGTTTCAAAGTGCCAGAATTTGATGGCAAAAATGTCAGTTCTGTCCTTGGATTTGACAGCAACCAGCTGCCTGCAAATGCACCCATCGAGGACCGGAGAAGTGCAGCTACCTGCTTGCAGACCAGAGGGATGCTTTTGGGGGTTTTCGATGGCCATGCAGGCTGTGCTTGTTCCCAGGCCGTCAGTGAAAGACTCTTTTATTACATTGCTGTCTCTTTGTTACCCTATGAGACTTTGCTAGAGATCGAAAATGCAGTAGAGAGTGGTCGGGCACTGCTACCCATTCTCCAGTGGCACAAGCACCCCAATGATTACTTTAGTAAAGAGGCATCCAAACTGTACTTCAACAGCTTGAGGACTTACTGGCAAGAGCTTATAGACCTCAACACTGGGGAGTCAACTGATATTGATGTGAAAGAGGCTTTAATTAATGCTTTCAAGAGACTTGATAATGATATCTCCTTGGAGGCTCAAGTCGGTGATCCCAATTCTTTCCTCAACTACCTGGTGCTTCGAGTGGCATTTTCTGGAGCCACTGCTTGTGTGGCCCATGTGGATGGCGTTGACCTTCATGTGGCCAATACAGGTGACAGCAGAGCCATGCTGGGTGTGCAGGAAGAGGATGGCTCTTGGTCAGCAGTCACGCTGTCTAATGACCACAATGCCCAGAATGAAAAAGAACTGGAACGGCTGAAATTGGAACACCCAAAGAATGAGGCGAAGAGTGTGGTGAAACAAGATCGGCTCCTTGGCTTGCTAATGCCTTTTAGGGCTTTTGGAGATGTGAAGTTCAAATGGAGCATTGACCTTCAAAAGAGAGTGATAGAATCTGGTCCAGACCAGTTGAATGACAATGAATATACCAAATTTATCCCTCCTAATTATTACACACCTCCTTATCTCACTGCTGAGCCAGAGGTAACTCACCACCGATTAAGGCCACAGGATAAGTTTCTAGTGTTGGCTACTGATGGGTTATGGGAGACTATGCACAGGCAGGATGTGGTTAGAATTGTGGGGGAGTACTTAACTGGCATGCATCACCAACAGCCGATAGCTGTTGGTGGCTACAAGGTAACCCTGGGACAGATGCATGGCCTTTTAACAGAAAGGAGAGCCAAGATGTCCTCAGTATTCGAGGATCAGAATGCAGCAACCCATCTCATCCGCCATGCTGTGGGCAACAACGAGTTTGGGACTGTTGATCATGAGCGGCTCTCCAAAATGCTTAGTCTTCCTGAAGAGCTTGCTCGGATGTACAGAGATGACATTACAATCATTGTAGTTCAGTTCAATTCTCATGTTGTAGGGGCGCATCAAAACCAGGAATAG